The following proteins are encoded in a genomic region of Drosophila miranda strain MSH22 chromosome 4, D.miranda_PacBio2.1, whole genome shotgun sequence:
- the LOC117188935 gene encoding uncharacterized protein LOC117188935 has protein sequence MDNQAYNYCLDFSNFYEARSAKIKPICSFLQVSDMNQRTSDSNTSLLVNEEVSQQDKRTAREMGGEMSSQAYLEDLKWPTKNLSKQQQQKPSILDQTQAQERMCANRSGCGMHRSYHPGDYLAQQPHQCQKYKNLNQSPAKKQQTSRDPQQQQPQHQCLEQRSQTPSMPSQCLQTSYPKLHQEQAQRHDSPKNKSSIRASSKEPSNTASGQPYSCSSNTDEENLADKRDERDQNKSNKYMEFVPQHYSHQQQHPHEQYRTAFRQNSPQRNQSQKKAPISKTKDVLSPCPHQYSPLKLNKLSKKTDVTDFDQYIKELDKNASYKYKEYAPKLGQSPPHLHKHRQEHYQMYSTSRQKVEKQQLYPIHLQQQSYPNPCENTCEKPSQRNQSEMQAKDIPLSTPHQYGDLPVPDKWGREIGGELLAKTRTRSDTSEKNREDSTVKQKKYNKCGRCSVENGTDSTSTGSSGNELCSIVRDELCALVRNESEIQSVFGELSDTVICHVKDFLCGLSTTDNVPPDEYMKESVSTKAPKNSAIDDVLDTKRQESYQTQKKASPIKGILKAQKVQMPQNPGLDRKKVAELQSVLQNPTQRMYQDLTKEKRQESYRQASQHSHRTSKLKGQKNPQQKHPNQQIADFPPFSRFGDTPEDDSEECNFGVDKKARNKFMECYGKGFPKDKPKHRQSGAGHEVFSMASSSSVSTSISAKSGHELRAMILDEMQLQSVRGDQTSRPRYKDLEEKVSTLSDLNPPRDDTHPCSNVSKFQDMKETMSTPIGSLPNLAIAVHAPTTESFKGSTTDEMPQIEGSMSVADLVSYKVITPMIMKIRKRCMTHMQNEMHLLKYLETVPRLVGQIYMDNITMEQRKL, from the exons ATGGATAATCAAGCCTACAATTATTGCTTGGACTTTTCGAATTTTTACGAGGCCAGAAGTGCAAAAATAAAACCGATTTGCTCATTTCTCCAAGTTTCCGACATGAATCAACGGACAAGCGACAGCAATACCTCGTTATTAGTAAACGAGGAGGTGTCACAACAGGATAAGCGCACGGCACGAGAGATGGGAGGTGAAATGTCTTCTCAAGCCTATCTAGAGGACCTAAAATGGCCAACGAAGAACCTTTcaaagcagcaacagcagaagcctTCCATCCTGGACCAGACCCAGGCTCAGGAGCGTATGTGCGCGAACAGATCCGGCTGTGGTATGCACCGTAGCTATCATCCAGGCGATTACCTAGCACAACAGCCGCATCAGTGTCAGAAGTATAAGAATTTAAATCAGAGTCCTGCCAAGAAACAGCAGACTTCTCGGGATCctcaacaacagcagccgcagcatcAGTGTCTGGAGCAGAGAAGCCAGACTCCTTCCATGCCGAGTCAGTGTCTCCAGACTTCATATCCGAAACTTCATCAAGAACAGGCACAGCGTCATGACAGCCCGAAAAACAAATCTTCAATCAGAGCCAGCTCCAAAG AGCCCTCCAACACAGCAAGTGGCCAACCTTATTCATGCTCGAGCAATACGGACGAGGAGAATTTAGCCGATAAACGTGATGAACGTGAtcaaaataaatcaaataagTACATGGAATTCGTGCCTCAGCACTATtcgcatcagcagcagcacccaCATGAACAGTATCGGACGGCTTTTCGTCAGAATTCTCCTCAACGCAATCAAAGCCAGAAGAAAGCACCCATAAGCAAAACTAAAGACGTCCTATCGCCGTGTCCTCATCAGTACAGTCCGCTAAAGCTAAATAAACTTTCTAAGAAAACGGACGTGACAGATTTTGACCAATATATTAAGGAACTTGATAAAAACGCATCGTACAAGTACAAGGAATATGCCCCTAAACTCGGTCAGAGTCCACCCCATCTTCATAAGCACAGACAGGAGCATTATCAAATGTATTCAACGTCACGTCAGAAGGTCGAAAAACAGCAGCTGTATCCGATTCATCTACAGCAGCAATCATACCCGAATCCATGTGAGAATACTTGTGAAAAGCCGTCACAACGTAATCAAAGCGAGATGCAAGCTAAGGATATCCCATTGTCGACTCCTCATCAATACGGTGATCTCCCTGTGCCGGATAAGTGGGGTAGAGAGATTGGTGGGGAACTTCTCGCTAAGACTCGGACTCGGAGCGACACCTCCGAGAAAAACCGCGAAGATTCCAcagtaaaacaaaaaaaatataacaaatGCGGAAGGTGCAGTGTCGAGAACGGCACGGACAGTACCTCCACAGGATCGTCCGGGAACGAGCTGTGTTCCATTGTCCGGGACGAGCTGTGTGCGTTGGTCCGGAACGAGAGTGAAATTCAGTCGGTGTTCGGTGAACTGTCTGATACTGTGATCTGTCATGTGAAGGACTTTTTGTGTGGGCTGTCAACAACTGACAATGTTCCCCCGGACGAGTATATGAAAGAGAGTGTATCTACAAAGGCACCCAAGAATTCAGCCATAGATGATGTCCTGGATACCAAGAGGCAGGAGTCATATCAAACCCAAAAAAAAGCATCTCCTATCAAAGGCATATTAAAAGCTCAAAAAGTCCAAATGCCGCAAAATCCAGGGCTAGACAGAAAAAAAGTCGCGGAGCTCCAGTCTGTGCTTCAGAATCCTACTCAGCGTATGTATCAGGATCTTACCAAAGAGAAGAGACAGGAGTCGTATCGACAGGCTTCGCAACATTCCCATCGTACCTCGAAGCTGAAGGGTCAAAAGAATCCTCAACAGAAGCATCCAAATCAGCAAATCGCGGACTTTCCTCCATTCTCGCGCTTCGGCGATACGCCTGAGGATGATTCCGAAGAGTGTAATTTCGGAGTGGATAAGAAGGCACGCAACAAGTTCATGGAATGTTACGGTAAAGGCTTCCCAAAGGACAAACCCAAGCACAGGCAGTCCGGTGCCGGGCATGAGGTATTTTCCATGGCCAGTAGCAGCTCGGTATCGACTTCGATCAGTGCCAAGAGCGGGCACGAGCTGCGTGCCATGATCCTGGACGAGATGCAATTGCAGTCGGTGCGTGGTGATCAAACATCCAGGCCACGATATAAGGATCTTGAAGAGAAAGTTTCCACACTTTCAGACTTGAATCCGCCCAGAGATGACACCCATCCTTGTTCAAACGTGTCCAAGTTTCAGGATATGAAGGAAACAATGTCCACACCCATCGGTTCCCTCCCGAATTTGGCCATAGCTGTTCATGCGCCCACCACTGAATCATTTAAGGGTTCCACAACAGATGAGATGCCACAAATCGAGGGCAGTATGAGTGTAGCTGATTTAGTGAGCTACAAGGTAATCACTCCCATGATCATGAAGATACGCAAAAGGTGTATGACCCATATGCAGAATGAGATGCATCTCTTGAAGTATCTGGAGACGGTGCCGCGCCTTGTCGGTCAGATTTACATGGACAACATCACGATGGAACAGAGGAAACTCTAA
- the LOC108162661 gene encoding centrosomal protein of 97 kDa: MSGDEGGCSEKQTLNLSKQKLKKVPKQEDAHNIRKLILDENELQKIDNIDSYLKIETLSLAKNQLLRMYGVCRLHCLRELNLSFNGILSIEGLKDCQHLRVLNLEGNNIKTIEHLNTNVALECLNLAENSVTSISDISYLCNLKELYLHGNRLTHLRQCDKYLPTSLETLTLAKNNIDDLNEICTLSHLSNLQSLSITENGCVNMALGPNSVDGFDYRPFVLNWCMSLKCIDGYAVDPIESLKAEWLYSQGRGRQFRVGEQLSLAKHLSTFCPLVGKALENEDDRKLRLILSKAQHHQRQLQEEIMDNHANSSANTSPSSHRRKPTSRIQSPRFSRLSGRQGSPESMVNSYHGNSSSNSSINDNGSLNHSLQMSISLIENIKNDGDFQLAGSGMSSSVTTKTYNSTESTPRNITPNPYNDQTFLSQPPAGGPLAAASKMVPVPETLMSPDVCPAAVAQRVTVSALNSQLHKTKINKNKDNKLNLPRVHSPLLKRTQSPISSPQKVAPRTTDRVQQQMTSTTTTAVDSGGGSTDDDGEQMNIDKLRTIRKMAAQRNQQQQQQQQQQQQQQQLVDNSSQNCADRLIEHMTESSAVIIQKMWRGYYTRKKHNPDIAEKLQRRRVQEYIEQLSKDMRLTKAQLENERKIQQLQMQAINALWKKVSTMHVVDPKAAGQVAAVQGTVSGEDSSAPVSLDHNSASVVNDLAKRCTMLTDQVQQLRSSIGTIVNCLTMVCNLPQYALISNPEPDAQVPVSEQRDCSSTQTDLIAVHTPQMEDLTNFPFTKPRPSTLALESKIEALPFKQLEPDDGEQKEHDESVEANA; this comes from the exons ATGAGCG GCGACGAAGGCGGCTGCAGCGAGAAGCAGACCCTGAACCTGTCCAAGCAGAAGCTGAAGAAGGTGCCCAAGCAGGAAGATGCCCACAACATACGCAAGCTGATACTGGACGAGAATGAGCTGCAGAAAATAGACAACATTGACTCGTACCTCAAGATAGAAACG CTGTCGCTGGCAAAAAACCAATTGCTGCGCATGTATGGCGTCTGCCGGCTGCACTGTCTGCGCGAGCTAAACCTCTCCTTCAATGGCATTCTCTCCATCGAGGGCCTGAAGGATTGCCAGCATTTGCGAGTGCTCAATTTAGAGGGCAACAACATCAAGACCATCGAACATCTCAACACGAACGTGGCGCTGGAGTGCCTTAATCTGGCGGAGAATAGCGTCACCAGCATATCGGACATCTCATATCTGTGCAACCTCAAGGAGCTCTACCTGCACGGCAATCGTCTGACGCATCTGCGGCAATGCGACAAGTACTTGCCCACTTCCCTGGAGACTCTAACGCTGGCCAAGAACAACATCGACGACTTGAACGAGATCTGCACGCTGTCGCATCTGAGCAATCTGCAGAGCCTCTCCATCACCGAGAATGGCTGTGTGAACATGGCCCTGGGTCCCAACAGCGTGGA CGGCTTTGACTATCGACCTTTTGTCTTGAATTGGTGCATGAGCCTCAAGTGTATTGACGGCTATGCGGTGGATCCCATCGAGAGCCTCAAGGCCGAGTGGCTCTACAGCCAGGGACGGGGCCGCCAGTTTCGTGTGGGCGAGCAGCTCTCTCTGGCCAAGCATCTGAGCACTTTCTGTCCGCTGGTGGGCAAGGCCTTGGAGAACGAAGACGATCGCAAGCTGCGCCTAATCCTAAGCAAGGCGCAGCATCATCAGCGCCAGCTGCAGGAAGAGATCATGGACAATCATGCGAATAGCTCGGCCAACACTTCACCCTCATCCCATCGCCGGAAACCCACGAGTCGCATACAGTCACCCAGAT TCTCCCGCTTGAGTGGCCGCCAGGGCTCGCCCGAGTCCATGGTTAACAGCTATcatggcaacagcagcagcaatagcaGCATCAACGATAATGGTTCCCTCAATCATTCGCTGCAGATGAGCATTTCGCTAATCGAGAACATCAAGAACGATGGCGACTTCCAGCTGGCCGGCAGCGGTATGTCCAGCAGCGTGACCACCAAGACCTACAACTCAACGGAATCAACGCCTCGCAATATAACGCCAAATCCCTATAATG ATCAAACATTCCTCAGTCAGCCGCCTGCGGGTGGTCCCTTGGCTGCTGCCTCGAAAATGGTGCCCGTGCCGGAGACTCTGATGAGTCCCGATGTCTGTCCCGCCGCCGTTGCCCAACGGGTGACGGTCAGTGCTCTCAACTCGCAGTTGCACAAAACGAaaatcaacaaaaacaaaG ACAACAAACTGAATTTGCCCCGCGTGCATAGTCCCCTGCTGAAGCGCACCCAGAGTCCCATAAGCAGTCCACAAAAGGTGGCCCCTAGAACAACAGACAGagtgcagcagcagatgacttcgacgacgacgacggcggtGGATTCGGGAGGTGGCAGTACGGATGATGATGGCGAGCAGATGAACATCGACAAGTTGAGGACCATTAGGAAGATGGCTGCGCAGAGgaatcagcagcaacagcagcagcagcagcaacaacaacaacagcagcagctggtgGACAACAGCAGTCAGAACTGTGCGGATCGGTTGATAGAGCACATGACGGAGTCATCGGCGGTTATCATACAGAAAATGTGGCGTGGCTATTATACCCGTAAGAAACACAATCCCGATATTGCAGAGAAGCTACAGAGACGTCGCGTGCAGGAGTACATTGA GCAACTCAGCAAAGACATGCGGCTGACCAAGGCGCAGCTGGAGAACGAGCGCAAGATCCAACAGCTGCAAATGCAGGCCATCAATGCGCTGTGGAAGAAGGTGTCCACCATGCATGTGGTGGATCCTAAGGCAGCAGGACAAGTCGCCGCAGTCCAGGGCACAGTTTCGGGCGAGGATTCCAGTGCCCCCGTGAGTCTTGATCATAACTCGGCCTCTGTGGTCAACGATCTGGCCAAGCGCTGTACCATGCTGACGGACCAGGTGCAGCAGCTGCGCAGCTCGATCGGAACGATTGTCAACTGCCTGACGATGGTGTGTAATCTGCCACAGTATGCTCTCATTAGCAATCCCGAACCTGATGCCCAGGTGCCCGTGTCGGAGCAGCGCGACTGTAGCTCCACGCAAACCGATCTGATTGCCGTACACACGCCACAGATGGAGGACCTAACGAACTTTCCGTTTACCAAACCGCGACCGTCTACCTTGGCGTTGGAGTCGAAGATCGAGGCGTTGCCTTTCAAGCAGCTGGAGCCGGACGATGGCGAGCAAAAGGAGCATGATGAATCGGTGGAGGCGAATGCATAA
- the LOC108162663 gene encoding probable RNA-binding protein EIF1AD, which translates to MHRSHPSTTRRKHLIKEMMEDDYELPTEQQQIVRVVRSCGNNLHEVETATPESENFLVSMPNKYRKNMWVKRGDFLLVEPIEEGDKVKAEISKILTNDHVKEYTKAGIWPERFAKNPPQEAKAQNDDEDSDFEDDLTPNTNRPVQESDEEDEDTDTESSDEED; encoded by the exons ATGCATCGTTCACATCCGAGTACCACGCGACGGAAGCATTTGATTAAGGAAATGATGGAGGATGACTATGAACTTCCgacagagcagcagcagatcgtGCGCGTCGTCAGAAGCTGCGGGAACAATCTCCACGAGGTGGAAACTGCGACGCCAGAGTCGGAGAACTTTCTGG TGTCCATGCCCAACAAATATCGCAAGAACATGTGGGTCAAGCGCGGTGACTTCCTTCTGGTGGAACCCATCGAGGAGGGCGACAAAGTCAAGGCGGAAATATCCAAAATCCTCACCAACGACCATGTCAAGGAGTACACCAAGGCAGGCATATGGCCGGAACGATTTGCCAAGAATCCGCCGCAGGAGGCCAAAGCACAGAACGATGATGAGGACTCCGACTTTGAAGATGATCTAACGCCCAACACGAATCGTCCCGTACAGGAATCCGATGAAGAGGACGAGGACACTGATACGGAGAGCAGCGATGAGGAAGACTGA
- the LOC108162664 gene encoding hydroxysteroid dehydrogenase-like protein 2, protein MDKTREGWRTMLSCAIENQQNTDIEINREGTTVRQVASLWRAQTNSALRCLHSVEMLTLAEQLAVQGQEQPQAQEEPQGQEQPQAQEEPQGQEQPQAQEEPQGQEQPQAQEEPQGQEQPQAQEEPQGQEQPQVQEEPQGQ, encoded by the coding sequence ATGGACAAAACTCGTGAAGGTTGGCGAACCATGCTGTCGTGTGCGATTGAGAATCAACAAAATACGGACATTGAGATCAATCGCGAAGGGACTACAGTGCGCCAAGTCGCTTCCCTATGGCGGGCCCAAACAAATTCGGCTCTGCGTTGCTTGCACTCTGTTGAGATGCTTACTCTCGCTGAACAGTTGGCAGTACAGGGCCAAGAGCAACCACAGGCCCAGGAGGAACCACAAGGCCAAGAGCAACCACAGGCCCAAGAGGAACCACAAGGCCAAGAGCAACCACAGGCCCAGGAGGAACCACAAGGCCAAGAGCAACCACAGGCCCAGGAGGAACCACAGGGCCAAGAGCAACCACAGGCCCAGGAGGAACCACAAGGCCAAGAGCAACCACAGGTCCAGGAAGAACCACAAGGCCAATAG